CTGCCGACTGGCCGGCGAGCGGGTGGCGCTGGTCCCGACCATGGGATATCTGCACGAGGGGCACCTCTCCCTCATCCGGCGCGCGCGCGAGGTGGCCGATCGGGTGGCGGTCTCGATCTTCGTCAACCCCCTGCAGTTCGGTCCGAACGAGGACTACGAGCAGTACCCTCGGGACCTCGATCGCGACCTGGATCTCTGTTCCGAGGCTGGAGCCCACTTTGCGTTCGCTCCATCGGTGGAGGAGATGTATCCGGGCGGGGAGCCGTGGGTGAACGTCGTCCCCGTCCGGGGAGCGGACCGGCTCTGTGGTGCCTCCAGGCCGGGGCACTTTGCCGGGGTGCTGACGGTGGTGGCGAAGCTCTTCGCGATCGTCCAGCCCGACGTGGCCGTCTTCGGGCAGAAGGACTATCAGCAGCTCGTTCTGATCCGGCGGATGGTGCGCGACCTGAATCTGGACATCGAGATCGTTTCCGGTCCCATCGTGCGCGATCCCGATGGGTTGGCGATGAGCTCTCGCAACACCTATCTGTCGCCCGAGGAGCGCACGCGCGCGCTTGCTCTGTCCCGTGCGTTGCAGCGTTGTCAGGAGCTGTATGCGAGCGGCGAGCGGAACGCGGAGGCGTTTCGGGGGTTGCTTTTGCAGATCGACGGCCCGGGCGTCGAGCTGGAGTACGGCGAGGTCGTGGACCCCGACACCCTCGATCCGCTGGAGGAGGTGCGCGAAGGCGCGGTCTGTGCGGTTGCCGCGCGGGTGGGTAGGACCCGGCTGATCGACAATACGATCCTGGGCACCTGACCGGAGGATGGAATCGCCATGCTGCGGATGATGTGTAAATCGAAGATCCACCGGGCTACTGTGACCGGCGCGGATCTGAACTATATGGGATCGATCACCATCGATCCGGATCTCATGGAGGCCGCCGACCTGCTCGAGTACGAGCAGGTGCACGTGGTCAACATCAACAACGGCGCTCGCTTCGAGACGTACGTGATCCCCGGCAAGCGGGGCGAGGGAGAGATCTGCCTCAACGGTGCCGCCGCCCGCTTGGCGCACCCCGGGGACAAGGTGATCGTGATCAGCTACGCGCAGTACTCGGAAGAGGAGCTCGCCGAGCACCGACCCATCTTCATCTTCGTCGACGAGCAGAATCGGCTACACCGCGACCACATCAGGGCAGAGAGCCGCTGACGCGATGGCTCGCTGGACGGGCATTATCCTCGCCCTCCCCTCATCCCGCACGGACGGGATGGTATCACGGCTGCCAGCATACCTCCATCCCATCGCAGGGCGGCCGCTGGTGTGGCACGCCGCGGCGTCGCTGGCGGAGGCGCCCTCGAAGCCGGAGAGGGTGATCGTCGTCTCGGAGGGAGATCTCCCCGCCGACCTCTTTCAGGACCTTCCCGTTCACGTCGACGCCTTCACGGTACCGGACGCCGAGAGCCGCCAGCGCAGTGTGCTGCAACCGCTCGGGGACGGCGAGGAGCGGTGTCTGGCGGTGCACGCCGCCGCCGTACTGGCGGCGGAAACGCTCGAGGTGTTGCTCGATTCCTCCCCGGGGTCGTGGGTCGTGGGAGGACCCGAAGACGCCGCCGCCGCGCACGGCGACCCCGAGCGATTGTCGCAGCTCCTACGCCTTCCCGATCCCTTCGCCGTTCCCAATGGCGTGCTCGCCGCCGCAGACCGCCTCTCCGATTCGCGCGACACCTCCATCGTCCAGAACCGCGCACAGCTCGCAGCCACCTCTGATCGGATCCGTCGACAGATCGTCCGCGGGCACATGGCTGCCGGCGTCACCTTCCTCCTGCCGGAGACGGTGCTGGTGGACGTCGATGTGCGGATCGGTCGCGATAGCATCCTCTATCCCGGCGTGGTGCTGGAGGGGTCGACCACGGTCGGCGACGAGACCGTGATCGGGCCGGGCTGCCGGATCATCGACAGCTGGGTCGGGAGCGGGGTCGAGCTCAGAGGCTGGAACTACATCTCGCACACCTCGATCCGCAACCGAGCCATCCTGGAGCCTTATGTCCGACGCGGCTTCGACTGAGCTACCCGTCAGCTGGGTTTCCGCGACCGTCGCTGCCGCCGCGGCCGGCGAGCTCCCGCCATGGGCTCGGGTGACCGAGGCGAGGCGCGAGCACATCGGGCGGGTCACCGCCCTGATGCGCCAGTGGGCCGAAGAGCTCGGCCTCCCCGCCGTGGACCGGATGCGCTGGGCTGCGGCCGGGATGCTCCACGATGCCCTGCGGGACGCCGACACGGCCGAGCTCCGCACGATTCTCGGTCGCCGCTTCCTTGACCTGCACCCGGTCCTGCTGCACGGCCCGGCCGCGGCCCACCTCCTCTCCGCCGACGCTGACGAGGCCCTCCTGCGGGCCATCCGCTACCACACGCTCGGGCACCCGGAGCTCGACCGGCTTGGTCGGGCGCTCTACCTGGCCGACTTTCTCGAACCGGGGCGCGACTTTGCGCGGGAATGGAGGGCTGAGTTGCGCGAGCGGATGCCGCGCGAGCTCGATTCAGTGGTCCGAGAGGTGGTGGCCGCGCGCATCCGACACCTGCTGGAGGACGGCAAGCCGATACGTCCGGAAACCGCCGCGTTCTGGTCGTCGTTGACGGAGGAGGCGTGAAGGGCTTGAAGGTCGCCGCTCTGGTGGGGCTCTGCGTGCTGGTGCTGTTCCTCGTGGGGTCGATGGTGATGGGGATGCGCGGCGAGAGGCCGCCGGAGCTCGCCGGGGTCGAGGTCGAGTTACCGGAACGGCGCGTCCGCGTCGAGGTGCTGAATGCCGCCGGCATCCCCAGGCTGGCGCAGCGAGAAACCGACCGCCTGCGCGACGAGGGCTTCGACGTCGTCTTTTTCGGGAACGCGAGAGGATTCCACCCCGACACCTCGCTGGTGCTGGACCGGGTGGGAGACCCCGCCGCCGCGCGCGCGGTCGCCGCGGTGCTTGGTATCAACCAGGTTCGCGAAGCACCGGATACCAGCCTCTACCTCGAGGTGACGGTGATCCTGGGGCGCGATTGGGCGGAGGCTAACGCCGAGAGCGTGGCAAACTAGGCGAGCTCGGACGCGGCGGTTTTGAGGCTCGACCCGAGTTTGACGAGCGGCCGACCGCGGGTGGCCTCCGCCTTGAGCTGCCCGCAGGCGGCGGCGATGTCGCGCCCTCGCGGTTCTCGAACGTGGGCGGTAACCCCGCGGCGGGCGAGTCGCTGTGCGAAGGCGGCCAGTCGATCGGGCGGCGTGGGCCTCCAGTCGTTGGCGGGGATGGGGTTGAACGGTATCAGGTTGACGAAGGCCTTGAACTCACGCACCAGCTCGGCCAGGGCGTCCGCCTCGGCCAACCCGTCGTTCACCCCGTCGATCATCACGTACTCGAAGGTGATCCGCTTGCCGCCGGCCTCGTCGAACGCGCGCAGCGCCTCCATGAGCCGCGGGAGCGGATACTTCTTCTCTACCGGGATGAGTTGCTGGCGAAGCTCGTGGGTCGGGGCGTGCAGCGAGACAGCCAGGCGGTACTGCTGCGGCATCTCCGCCATCCGCAGAATGCCGGGTACGATGCCCACGGTGGAGACGGTGATGCGCCGCGCGCCCACGCCGTAGGCCTGGTTGAGGAGCTCCAGGGCCGGAAAGACCGCCCTGGGGTTCATCAACGGCTCCCCCATCCCCATGAACACGATGTTGGTGATGGGGCCGTAGCCGTTCTCCAGGGCCCACACCTGCGCCCCGCGGTACTGCGCGACGATCTCGCCCGCGGTGAGCTGCCGCTGGTAGCCCATCCAGCCGGTCGCGCAGAAGGTGCAGGCCATGGCGCATCCGGCCTGCGAGGAGATGCAGAGGGTCAGGCGCTCTCGCGCGGGAATGAGCACCGACTCGATCAGCTCGCCGTCGGCGAGCTTCCAGAGGTGCTTCGTCGTGCCGTCGACGGAGCGCGATAGCTTGGCCGTTTCCGGCGCGGACAGGGAGAAAGCTTCGGCGAGTGCCTCCCGCTCCGCCCGCGGCAGATCGGTCATCCC
The Longimicrobiaceae bacterium DNA segment above includes these coding regions:
- the panC gene encoding pantoate--beta-alanine ligase, translating into MRLSRTRQETRSWVHSCRLAGERVALVPTMGYLHEGHLSLIRRAREVADRVAVSIFVNPLQFGPNEDYEQYPRDLDRDLDLCSEAGAHFAFAPSVEEMYPGGEPWVNVVPVRGADRLCGASRPGHFAGVLTVVAKLFAIVQPDVAVFGQKDYQQLVLIRRMVRDLNLDIEIVSGPIVRDPDGLAMSSRNTYLSPEERTRALALSRALQRCQELYASGERNAEAFRGLLLQIDGPGVELEYGEVVDPDTLDPLEEVREGAVCAVAARVGRTRLIDNTILGT
- the rlmN gene encoding 23S rRNA (adenine(2503)-C(2))-methyltransferase RlmN, giving the protein MITAVSRPDLLGCSPEEAARALADYFAARGQPAYRVRQVLAWLYEKLAFSFVGMTDLPRAEREALAEAFSLSAPETAKLSRSVDGTTKHLWKLADGELIESVLIPARERLTLCISSQAGCAMACTFCATGWMGYQRQLTAGEIVAQYRGAQVWALENGYGPITNIVFMGMGEPLMNPRAVFPALELLNQAYGVGARRITVSTVGIVPGILRMAEMPQQYRLAVSLHAPTHELRQQLIPVEKKYPLPRLMEALRAFDEAGGKRITFEYVMIDGVNDGLAEADALAELVREFKAFVNLIPFNPIPANDWRPTPPDRLAAFAQRLARRGVTAHVREPRGRDIAAACGQLKAEATRGRPLVKLGSSLKTAASELA
- a CDS encoding LytR C-terminal domain-containing protein, encoding MKGLKVAALVGLCVLVLFLVGSMVMGMRGERPPELAGVEVELPERRVRVEVLNAAGIPRLAQRETDRLRDEGFDVVFFGNARGFHPDTSLVLDRVGDPAAARAVAAVLGINQVREAPDTSLYLEVTVILGRDWAEANAESVAN
- the panD gene encoding aspartate 1-decarboxylase; translation: MLRMMCKSKIHRATVTGADLNYMGSITIDPDLMEAADLLEYEQVHVVNINNGARFETYVIPGKRGEGEICLNGAAARLAHPGDKVIVISYAQYSEEELAEHRPIFIFVDEQNRLHRDHIRAESR
- a CDS encoding HD domain-containing protein, which encodes MSDAASTELPVSWVSATVAAAAAGELPPWARVTEARREHIGRVTALMRQWAEELGLPAVDRMRWAAAGMLHDALRDADTAELRTILGRRFLDLHPVLLHGPAAAHLLSADADEALLRAIRYHTLGHPELDRLGRALYLADFLEPGRDFAREWRAELRERMPRELDSVVREVVAARIRHLLEDGKPIRPETAAFWSSLTEEA